The proteins below are encoded in one region of Paenarthrobacter ilicis:
- a CDS encoding DUF4193 domain-containing protein — MAADYDELRTDVKENQEQSLQALQSASAPTAKSVVLELDETDGLDASGPGGEIVAEELVIQVIPQASDEFTCNSCFLVRHRSQIAREKDGVAYCTDCEG; from the coding sequence GTGGCAGCCGATTACGACGAACTCCGTACCGATGTAAAAGAGAACCAGGAGCAATCCCTCCAGGCTCTTCAATCCGCCAGCGCTCCCACGGCCAAAAGTGTGGTGCTGGAACTGGACGAAACCGATGGCCTTGACGCCAGCGGCCCCGGCGGCGAAATCGTCGCCGAGGAACTGGTCATCCAGGTCATTCCGCAGGCAAGCGATGAGTTCACCTGTAACTCTTGCTTCCTGGTACGCCACCGCTCGCAGATTGCCCGCGAAAAAGATGGCGTCGCCTACTGCACTGACTGCGAAGGCTAA
- a CDS encoding beta-glucosidase family protein — MNPTLPAAVTAPLAGSPDAEARIRELALSLTLEQQVQLLTGADVWSTHAIPGIGLSRVVMSDGPAGVRGEDFDERHDSVSLPSSSALSATWSVETARRYGQILGQEARRKGVHAVLGPTINLHRSPLGGRHFECMSEDPRLTATMAAGYVAGVQSMGVGSTPKHYLANESETDRFTVNSVVDERPLRELYLAAFEDAITEARAWLVMSSYNSINGTTASENKLLETPLSTEWGFDGVVVSDWTGVRSIDAANAHQDLEMPGPVGHWGPKLLAAVNDGRVSREAILEKVTRILRLAARVGSLEGFTPAVTELPAELNGAAVAREVAVRGAVLVRNKGLLPLDATALSSVAVIGHNAEEARTQGGGSATVMPKYTVSPLEGLWKALPDDVKVTYARGAKVAEGLQAFPRTALHIPASNVPGIRVTFLAADGTEISGEDRLASHLIWFGIGIPDGAASIRMETDWTAETAGIHHVGVGTVGRIRFALDGTEIFDSELEDDTNVLGAALFDPPKTVHAIDTTAGQSVRIETEYQLPAEQVIPFTAILLGEETVVADPQAEIDAAVEAARTADVAVVVVGTNAAIESEGFDRKDLDLPGYQNQLVDAVAAVNPRTVVVVNSGSPVLMPWLGRVDAVLLGWFGGQEFGTAIADILVGNEEPGGRLPTTWPAALEDVPVLNTTPTDGRLVYAEGIHVGYRAWLKQEAAGGASPALPFGYGLGYTTFDLGTAHAPQVVTAGNDVVVHVPVKNTGTRTGREVVQVYVDRADSSVERPVRWLAGFAGTHLAPNGTESVEVRVPSRAFAHYDGGWQFEPGTFRLLVGRHAADDFQALDIELRS, encoded by the coding sequence ATGAATCCCACCCTCCCGGCCGCGGTAACGGCACCACTGGCCGGATCACCGGACGCAGAAGCACGGATCCGCGAGCTCGCCCTGAGCCTGACCTTGGAGCAGCAGGTCCAGCTGCTGACCGGCGCGGACGTCTGGTCAACGCACGCCATCCCTGGGATCGGCCTGTCCCGCGTGGTGATGTCCGACGGTCCGGCCGGCGTGCGCGGCGAAGACTTCGATGAGCGGCACGACTCCGTCTCCTTGCCGTCGTCGTCCGCCTTGTCCGCAACCTGGAGCGTCGAGACGGCCCGGCGCTACGGCCAGATCCTGGGGCAGGAGGCCCGCCGCAAAGGCGTCCATGCCGTCCTCGGCCCCACCATCAACCTGCACCGCTCCCCGCTGGGCGGTCGCCACTTCGAGTGCATGAGCGAGGACCCCCGGCTGACCGCAACCATGGCTGCCGGCTACGTTGCCGGCGTACAGTCCATGGGCGTGGGCTCCACCCCCAAGCACTACCTGGCCAACGAATCGGAAACGGACCGCTTCACAGTGAACTCGGTGGTGGATGAGCGTCCGCTCCGCGAGCTGTACCTGGCCGCCTTTGAGGACGCCATCACCGAGGCCCGCGCCTGGCTGGTGATGAGCTCCTACAACTCCATCAACGGCACCACCGCCAGCGAGAACAAGCTGCTGGAAACGCCACTGTCCACCGAGTGGGGCTTCGACGGCGTCGTGGTGTCCGACTGGACCGGCGTCCGCTCGATCGACGCCGCCAACGCCCATCAGGACCTGGAAATGCCGGGACCCGTAGGCCACTGGGGACCCAAGCTGCTGGCCGCCGTCAACGATGGCCGCGTCAGCCGTGAAGCCATCCTGGAGAAGGTCACCCGCATTCTCCGGCTGGCCGCCCGCGTGGGATCACTGGAAGGGTTCACGCCCGCGGTCACCGAGCTTCCTGCGGAACTGAACGGGGCCGCCGTCGCCCGCGAAGTCGCTGTCCGCGGCGCCGTGCTGGTCCGAAACAAGGGCCTCCTCCCGCTGGATGCCACGGCGCTCAGCAGCGTCGCAGTGATTGGCCACAATGCCGAGGAAGCGCGCACGCAAGGCGGCGGCAGCGCCACGGTGATGCCCAAGTACACCGTCTCGCCGTTGGAGGGGCTGTGGAAGGCACTTCCCGACGACGTCAAGGTCACCTACGCACGCGGCGCCAAAGTGGCCGAAGGCCTTCAGGCCTTCCCCCGCACGGCACTGCACATCCCGGCCTCCAATGTGCCCGGAATCCGGGTAACGTTCCTCGCGGCAGACGGCACGGAGATTTCCGGCGAAGACCGCCTGGCCTCGCACCTGATTTGGTTCGGCATCGGAATTCCCGACGGCGCGGCCTCCATCCGCATGGAGACGGACTGGACCGCCGAAACAGCAGGCATCCACCACGTGGGCGTCGGCACCGTGGGCCGGATCCGCTTCGCCCTGGATGGCACGGAGATCTTCGACAGCGAGCTTGAGGACGATACCAATGTCCTGGGCGCGGCGCTGTTCGATCCGCCCAAGACCGTCCACGCGATCGACACCACGGCGGGCCAGAGTGTTCGGATCGAAACCGAGTACCAGCTGCCCGCAGAACAGGTCATCCCCTTCACCGCAATCCTGCTGGGCGAGGAGACTGTGGTTGCCGATCCGCAGGCCGAGATTGACGCAGCGGTGGAGGCGGCCCGCACTGCCGATGTCGCCGTCGTGGTGGTGGGCACCAACGCTGCCATCGAATCCGAAGGCTTCGACCGCAAGGACCTGGATCTTCCGGGGTACCAGAACCAATTGGTCGACGCCGTTGCCGCAGTCAACCCTCGCACTGTTGTGGTGGTCAACTCGGGCTCCCCGGTGCTGATGCCGTGGCTGGGCCGGGTTGACGCCGTCCTGTTGGGCTGGTTTGGAGGGCAGGAATTCGGAACTGCGATCGCGGACATTTTGGTGGGCAATGAGGAGCCGGGCGGACGCCTGCCCACCACCTGGCCCGCAGCCCTGGAGGACGTTCCGGTCCTCAACACCACACCCACCGACGGCCGGCTGGTCTATGCCGAGGGCATCCACGTGGGCTACCGGGCCTGGTTGAAGCAGGAAGCGGCCGGCGGCGCCTCTCCGGCCCTCCCGTTCGGCTACGGACTCGGATACACCACCTTTGATCTTGGGACCGCCCACGCCCCGCAGGTGGTCACTGCGGGCAACGACGTGGTGGTCCACGTCCCGGTGAAGAACACCGGCACGCGCACCGGCCGCGAAGTGGTGCAGGTGTATGTGGACCGCGCCGATTCCTCCGTTGAACGCCCCGTGCGCTGGTTGGCAGGCTTTGCCGGTACACACCTTGCCCCGAACGGAACGGAGAGCGTGGAGGTCCGGGTCCCGTCCAGGGCATTTGCGCATTACGACGGCGGGTGGCAGTTTGAACCGGGAACGTTCCGTTTGCTGGTGGGCCGCCATGCGGCCGACGACTTCCAGGCGCTGGACATCGAATTGCGGTCATAA
- a CDS encoding TetR/AcrR family transcriptional regulator produces MPTSRARGQYAKGAERREQIIQTATDVFATEGFEGTALKRVAELVGVKEATLFHYFKGKQELLTAVLAERDLRSIAASGQQEVGLGLMPPIAERNEREPGLTTLYAVASATANDPGHDSHSYFKQRYETVVRDIAADIERRQGAGEVRADVDAAMLARLTVAAFDGLQLQWLYDKSVDMAEGLRQLIDVLLVPPTRPSKDPTN; encoded by the coding sequence ATGCCTACTTCGAGGGCCCGGGGCCAGTATGCCAAGGGAGCGGAACGCCGCGAACAGATCATCCAAACCGCTACTGACGTCTTCGCTACGGAGGGATTCGAGGGGACTGCGCTCAAGCGTGTGGCCGAGCTCGTGGGGGTGAAGGAAGCCACCCTGTTCCACTACTTCAAGGGGAAGCAGGAACTCCTCACGGCCGTCCTCGCGGAACGGGACCTGCGATCCATAGCCGCCAGCGGCCAACAGGAAGTCGGGTTGGGCCTCATGCCCCCCATCGCCGAACGGAACGAGCGCGAACCGGGCCTGACCACGCTCTACGCCGTCGCGTCAGCCACGGCCAACGATCCCGGGCACGATTCCCACAGCTACTTCAAGCAGCGCTACGAGACCGTGGTGCGGGACATCGCCGCTGATATTGAGCGGCGACAGGGCGCTGGCGAGGTTCGTGCCGACGTCGACGCCGCCATGCTTGCGCGGCTGACCGTGGCGGCCTTCGACGGGCTCCAGCTGCAGTGGCTTTACGACAAATCCGTGGACATGGCCGAAGGGCTGCGCCAGCTGATCGATGTCCTTTTGGTGCCACCCACCCGACCAAGTAAAGACCCGACCAACTAA
- a CDS encoding aspartate kinase, whose translation MTMPTTEVTIDELSHEAAMTKQLIVQKFGGSSVSDADGIKRVAQRVVDAQKAGNEVVVVVSAMGDTTDELLDLAAQVTDSAPAREMDMLLSAGERISMALLAMAINKFGASAQSFTGSQAGMITDGIHGKARIIDVDPHRIRTALDKGHIAIVAGFQGMSRVTNEITTLGRGGSDTTAVALAAALEADVCEIYTDVDGIYTADPRVVASAQKIDRISSEEMLELAASGAKILHLRCVEYARRFGVPLHVRSSFSQNEGTWVIPGAEEKFTIQEGVALEQPIISGVAHDRSEAKVTVVGVPDIPGKAAAIFQVIADAHSNIDMIVQNVSTHGTARTDISFTLPIVEGADALAALRAAEGQIGFESIEYNEHVGKLSLIGAGMRSHPGVSATFFKALSDAGINIDMISTSEIRISVVTSADALDDAVRAIHNAFDLDGDAEATVYGGTGR comes from the coding sequence ATGACTATGCCCACTACCGAAGTGACGATCGACGAGCTCTCCCACGAGGCTGCCATGACCAAGCAGCTGATCGTGCAAAAGTTCGGCGGTTCCTCGGTTTCCGATGCCGACGGCATCAAACGGGTGGCCCAGCGCGTCGTGGATGCGCAGAAGGCCGGCAACGAGGTTGTGGTTGTTGTTTCCGCCATGGGAGACACCACCGACGAACTTCTGGACCTGGCAGCCCAGGTCACAGATTCCGCCCCAGCCCGCGAAATGGACATGTTGCTGTCCGCCGGCGAGCGGATTTCCATGGCGCTGCTGGCCATGGCGATCAACAAGTTCGGCGCCTCGGCCCAGTCCTTCACCGGTTCCCAGGCCGGCATGATTACGGACGGTATCCACGGCAAGGCCAGGATTATCGACGTCGACCCGCACCGGATCCGCACGGCCCTGGACAAGGGGCACATTGCGATTGTGGCGGGCTTCCAGGGCATGAGCCGCGTGACCAATGAGATCACCACGCTTGGCCGCGGTGGTTCCGACACCACCGCTGTTGCCCTTGCTGCTGCGCTGGAAGCCGACGTCTGCGAGATCTACACGGATGTTGACGGCATCTACACTGCTGATCCCCGCGTTGTGGCGTCCGCCCAGAAGATTGACCGCATTTCCAGCGAGGAAATGCTGGAGCTGGCCGCTTCCGGCGCCAAGATCCTGCACCTGCGCTGCGTGGAGTACGCGCGCCGCTTTGGTGTGCCCCTGCACGTCCGTTCGTCATTCAGCCAGAACGAGGGCACGTGGGTCATCCCGGGTGCCGAAGAAAAGTTCACGATTCAAGAGGGAGTTGCCTTGGAGCAGCCAATCATCTCCGGCGTTGCACACGACCGGTCCGAAGCCAAGGTCACGGTAGTGGGCGTTCCGGACATCCCCGGTAAGGCAGCGGCAATTTTCCAGGTGATCGCGGACGCACACTCCAACATCGACATGATCGTTCAGAACGTGTCCACCCACGGGACGGCCCGTACGGACATCTCCTTCACGCTCCCCATCGTTGAAGGCGCAGATGCCCTGGCGGCCCTTCGTGCTGCTGAGGGGCAGATTGGTTTCGAGAGCATCGAGTACAACGAGCACGTTGGCAAGCTGTCGCTCATCGGTGCCGGCATGCGATCCCACCCGGGCGTCTCAGCCACGTTCTTCAAGGCTCTTTCGGATGCCGGGATCAACATTGACATGATCTCCACCTCGGAAATCCGTATCTCCGTGGTCACCAGCGCGGATGCTTTGGATGACGCCGTCCGCGCCATCCACAATGCGTTCGATCTCGACGGCGATGCTGAAGCCACCGTCTACGGCGGCACTGGCCGCTAA
- a CDS encoding dihydrofolate reductase family protein, which produces MRELVYYVAVSLDGYIAGPDGQFDAFPAEGDHMVAQVERFPDALPTVAAEAMGLDQTQGMFDAVVMGWNTYAVGLPAGMTSPYQHLRQVVFSRSRTEADIPGEHPNLQVTNEAPVDVVRRLKSQQGKSVWLCGGGQLATQLAGEIDRLVLKRSPLLFGDGIPLFAPGTYRPSAFEEISTTTFGSGVVISEYLRRASPSQG; this is translated from the coding sequence GTGCGAGAACTTGTGTACTACGTCGCCGTGAGTCTGGATGGCTACATTGCCGGTCCGGACGGCCAATTCGATGCGTTTCCCGCAGAGGGGGACCATATGGTCGCGCAGGTGGAGCGTTTCCCGGACGCCCTTCCCACAGTGGCTGCAGAGGCCATGGGCCTTGATCAGACCCAGGGCATGTTCGATGCCGTTGTTATGGGATGGAACACGTACGCCGTAGGTCTCCCGGCAGGCATGACCAGCCCTTACCAGCACCTCCGCCAAGTAGTGTTCTCGCGGTCCCGCACCGAGGCGGACATCCCCGGCGAGCACCCGAATCTACAGGTCACCAATGAGGCGCCCGTGGACGTTGTGCGCCGGCTGAAGTCCCAGCAGGGGAAGTCCGTATGGCTCTGCGGAGGCGGGCAGTTGGCAACGCAGCTCGCCGGTGAGATTGACCGGCTGGTGCTCAAACGAAGTCCCCTGCTCTTTGGTGACGGCATCCCGCTCTTCGCCCCGGGCACCTACCGGCCCAGCGCCTTCGAAGAGATTTCGACGACGACGTTCGGCTCCGGCGTCGTTATCTCTGAGTACCTGCGGCGGGCGAGCCCGAGCCAGGGGTGA
- the recR gene encoding recombination mediator RecR yields MYEGAVQELIDELGRLPGVGPKSAQRLAFHILEADPEDMKRLVTAITTVKERVKFCSVCFNVTEQETCNICRDARRDPSVICVVEESKDVLAVERTRSFRGRYHVLGGAINPIAGIGPEQLRIRELLTRLNDGAIQEIIIATDPNLEGEATATYLARMLKSIGITVTRLASGLPVGGDLEYADEVTLGRAFEGRRNALL; encoded by the coding sequence GTGTACGAAGGTGCAGTTCAAGAGCTGATTGACGAGCTCGGCCGGCTTCCCGGTGTGGGCCCAAAGTCAGCGCAGCGCCTGGCGTTCCACATCCTCGAGGCGGATCCCGAGGACATGAAGCGCTTGGTCACGGCGATCACCACGGTCAAGGAGCGGGTGAAATTCTGCTCGGTCTGCTTCAACGTCACTGAGCAGGAAACGTGCAATATCTGCCGTGACGCGCGCCGCGATCCGTCGGTCATTTGCGTGGTGGAGGAGTCCAAGGATGTCCTCGCCGTGGAGCGGACCCGGTCCTTCCGCGGCCGCTACCACGTGTTGGGCGGGGCCATCAATCCCATCGCGGGCATCGGGCCTGAGCAGTTGCGCATCCGTGAGCTCCTCACCCGCCTCAACGATGGCGCCATCCAGGAAATCATCATCGCCACCGATCCCAACCTCGAAGGCGAAGCAACCGCCACGTACCTTGCCCGCATGTTGAAGTCGATCGGCATCACCGTGACACGGCTGGCGTCCGGCCTGCCCGTAGGCGGGGACCTGGAGTACGCGGACGAGGTCACGCTCGGCCGGGCCTTCGAGGGCCGCCGCAACGCACTGCTGTAA